In Sporosarcina luteola, a single window of DNA contains:
- a CDS encoding SNF2 helicase associated domain-containing protein has translation MSTHITQNRIMELCGSVSFKRGEMFNRAGKVTFTQYSNTYCEAIVAGKENFHVTIDLSGEKLQSECSCPVLPYYKFKCQHVAAVLIAMMERKREIAPDLAEGMLSLFNDKPRASGHQLHFENREVVELAFTFKPVVAGKQQMLGMELAVAGIHVEDIRQFLEDVNERRPSTLKRTFTFDSQLHCFNREADAVLQQLIGIHNEDRVFRHGSVSPATLLIPPSSWERLLKVITQASDVQLEIGGRITSFHIVEATLPVHFHFEKKQETGHVLTIDGLNHVHVLEAYKLVLCDGQLFQLSNEDCKRLADLQKMIETSGTRQLPISNEQIGFFIEKVVPGLRRIGEVQLDETVMDQLVKSPLKAKLYIDRVNNRLLASLEFQYDQIVLNPVTEKDLPAGSVLVRDLDKEEAILRLMEDSSFATTDEGYLLHNEELEYEFLHHILPKLQKFVQVYATTAIRNRVFRGNAKPRIRVKAHEDRTNWLEFKFEMDGIPDKQIREILEALEEKQKYYRLRNGSLLSLETKEFEEIQRFLNEIPEDIETLEKGLNVPMVRGIRFLDSVGNDEMFSVEESARQFFERLLNPGDYAEVPPSLETVLRDYQKTGFQWMKTIAEFGVGGILADDMGLGKTLQSIAFILSMLPDIREKKRQVLIVCPSSLTYNWLSEFRKFAPEINAIVIDGSRKERAERQSDVEDKDVLITSYPLIRRDIQWYEKQDFLTIFFDEAQAFKNPFTQTARAVKRLHADTCFALTGTPIENSEEELWSIYHVVFPELFMGLQEYSELTPKAISRRVRPFLLRRMKEDVLGELPAKVESMESAELLPEQKKLYAAYLAKLRHDTLKHLDKDTIRRNKIKILAGLTRLRQICCHPALFVDGYQGSSAKFEQLKQLIQESKQAGRRVLIFSQFTKMLGIIGKELAMKGTPFFYLDGQTPSEERLELCNRFNAGERDVFLISLKAGGAGLNLTGADTVILYDLWWNPAVEEQATDRAHRMGQQQTVHVIKLVARGTIEDKMNELQEKKRNLIEEIIDSKDAANTTLTEDDIRELLEI, from the coding sequence TTGAGCACCCATATAACACAAAATAGGATCATGGAGCTGTGCGGCTCCGTCTCATTCAAACGGGGCGAGATGTTTAACCGTGCAGGGAAAGTGACGTTTACACAATATAGCAACACATATTGCGAAGCGATTGTGGCAGGGAAGGAAAACTTCCACGTCACCATCGATCTATCGGGTGAAAAACTTCAATCGGAGTGCAGCTGTCCGGTTCTGCCTTACTATAAATTCAAATGCCAGCACGTAGCGGCTGTTTTGATAGCCATGATGGAACGCAAGCGTGAGATAGCGCCGGATTTGGCGGAAGGAATGCTTTCCCTTTTCAATGACAAACCAAGAGCTAGCGGACATCAGCTTCATTTCGAAAATAGGGAAGTGGTGGAGCTCGCTTTTACGTTTAAGCCCGTTGTTGCGGGGAAACAGCAAATGCTTGGCATGGAGTTGGCTGTTGCAGGAATTCATGTGGAGGACATCCGGCAGTTTTTGGAGGATGTGAATGAAAGACGGCCAAGCACACTGAAACGTACATTCACTTTTGATTCCCAACTGCATTGCTTCAACAGGGAAGCTGATGCTGTTCTCCAGCAACTTATCGGTATTCATAATGAAGATAGGGTTTTCCGGCACGGTTCAGTGAGCCCCGCTACATTGCTAATCCCGCCATCCTCGTGGGAAAGGTTACTGAAGGTTATAACTCAAGCAAGCGACGTACAACTGGAAATTGGCGGCAGAATAACGAGCTTTCACATAGTGGAAGCGACATTGCCCGTCCATTTTCATTTCGAAAAAAAGCAGGAAACCGGGCATGTTCTCACAATTGATGGGTTGAACCATGTGCACGTATTGGAGGCTTACAAGCTTGTCCTTTGCGATGGGCAATTATTCCAGCTGAGCAATGAGGATTGCAAGCGGCTCGCCGATCTGCAAAAAATGATCGAGACGTCAGGCACACGCCAGCTGCCCATCTCCAATGAGCAAATCGGATTCTTCATCGAAAAGGTAGTACCTGGACTGAGGAGAATCGGCGAAGTCCAACTCGATGAAACGGTAATGGACCAGCTCGTAAAATCTCCTTTGAAGGCAAAGCTGTACATCGATCGGGTAAACAACCGATTGCTTGCAAGCCTCGAATTCCAATATGACCAGATCGTCCTGAATCCTGTTACGGAGAAGGATTTGCCGGCGGGATCCGTATTGGTCCGCGACCTTGATAAGGAAGAGGCCATCCTCCGTTTAATGGAAGACAGCTCATTCGCTACAACGGATGAAGGGTATTTATTGCACAATGAGGAATTGGAATATGAATTTCTTCATCACATCCTCCCGAAACTTCAGAAGTTCGTCCAAGTGTATGCGACGACAGCAATCAGGAACCGGGTTTTCAGGGGGAATGCCAAACCGCGCATCCGGGTGAAAGCGCACGAGGACCGGACGAATTGGCTAGAATTCAAATTTGAGATGGACGGCATACCCGATAAGCAAATACGTGAAATCCTTGAAGCGCTGGAGGAAAAACAGAAGTATTACCGTTTGCGGAATGGCTCCCTTCTTTCATTAGAAACGAAGGAGTTTGAAGAAATCCAACGGTTTTTGAATGAAATTCCGGAAGACATCGAGACCCTCGAAAAGGGATTGAACGTTCCGATGGTGCGTGGCATCCGATTTTTGGATTCAGTCGGTAATGATGAGATGTTTTCCGTTGAGGAATCTGCTCGCCAGTTTTTTGAACGTCTACTGAATCCCGGCGATTACGCGGAAGTGCCACCGTCGTTGGAAACGGTATTGCGCGATTATCAAAAAACAGGTTTTCAATGGATGAAAACGATTGCTGAATTCGGCGTCGGGGGCATACTTGCAGACGATATGGGGCTCGGTAAGACGTTGCAGAGCATTGCATTCATCCTGTCTATGCTTCCTGACATCCGCGAGAAGAAACGGCAAGTCTTAATCGTCTGCCCCTCTTCATTAACCTATAACTGGTTGAGCGAATTCCGGAAATTTGCGCCTGAAATAAATGCCATCGTCATAGACGGGTCAAGAAAGGAGAGGGCAGAGCGGCAAAGTGATGTGGAGGACAAGGATGTGTTGATCACGTCTTATCCTTTGATTCGCCGGGATATTCAGTGGTATGAGAAACAAGACTTCCTGACGATCTTTTTCGACGAGGCGCAAGCATTCAAAAACCCGTTTACGCAAACGGCACGGGCTGTGAAAAGATTGCATGCAGACACCTGTTTCGCGCTGACCGGAACGCCTATCGAAAATTCGGAGGAGGAACTTTGGTCCATCTATCACGTCGTATTCCCTGAACTGTTCATGGGATTGCAGGAATATAGTGAACTTACGCCGAAAGCGATATCCCGCCGAGTACGACCATTTTTGCTGAGACGGATGAAGGAAGATGTCCTCGGAGAGCTGCCGGCAAAAGTCGAATCGATGGAATCCGCGGAGTTGCTTCCCGAACAGAAGAAGCTGTATGCCGCCTATTTGGCAAAGCTGCGCCACGACACGTTAAAGCATTTGGATAAGGACACGATCCGAAGGAATAAAATCAAAATTCTCGCCGGTTTGACGAGGTTGCGGCAAATCTGTTGCCATCCGGCGTTGTTTGTTGACGGCTACCAGGGCAGTTCCGCGAAGTTCGAGCAGTTGAAGCAGCTGATTCAGGAATCGAAGCAGGCTGGGAGAAGAGTGCTGATCTTTTCACAATTTACGAAGATGCTTGGCATTATCGGCAAGGAACTTGCAATGAAAGGTACTCCGTTTTTCTATTTGGATGGCCAAACACCTTCCGAGGAACGACTGGAATTATGCAATCGATTCAATGCAGGAGAGCGCGATGTTTTTCTCATTTCATTGAAAGCGGGCGGGGCGGGCTTGAATTTAACGGGGGCCGACACCGTCATCTTGTACGATCTTTGGTGGAATCCCGCGGTGGAAGAGCAAGCCACGGACCGTGCCCACCGCATGGGTCAACAGCAAACCGTCCATGTCATCAAGCTCGTCGCGCGTGGCACGATTGAGGATAAAATGAATGAGTTGCAGGAGAAGAAGAGGAATCTGATCGAGGAGATCATTGATTCTAAGGATGCTGCTAATACTACATTGACTGAGGACGACATCCGGGAGTTGCTGGAAATATAG